The following coding sequences lie in one Haematobia irritans isolate KBUSLIRL chromosome 3, ASM5000362v1, whole genome shotgun sequence genomic window:
- the LOC142231793 gene encoding katanin p60 ATPase-containing subunit A-like 2 has product MSKDEEIRNIHTRRRNILYLMQRYLNDNGLYNTAAALASEARFNEDFELCDNIDLDAIYLEYASYYHLKFGKYPKILKKSKPPVKVELSAKTKNKKNLKQQQQHHQQAVNQMASPTHQTLKLNEETKSILDINDLQVTVKKMQTQTTHQAEMDTLEQRKPKEMLNRLQEIQHGTPGVGGGDMLLTCQEWQNLAELVRSTIMTEDLRLRWSDICGNSQAIEIIKEAVLTPLKYPQLFSNGLKPWRSVLLHGPPGSGKTLLAKVLYAETKDKVTFFNITSSVVISKWRGESEKLLKILFHLAQRHAPSIIFLDEIEGLTSKRDRSSDHESSKRFKNELLQLMDGMEQSSHGGGVFILASTNLPWEIDEAFLRRFEKKLLVQLPNDAERATLIAKLLPPNVRPTEGQMTSLVKLSFNFTGDEIRLACKEIAMQTVRRITKATLKGEKSSTEEIPMENAFRQIKPLSLLLMEKHGKWQKEHGS; this is encoded by the coding sequence ATGTCAAAAGACGAAGAAATTCGTAATATACACACGAGACgtcgaaatattttgtatttgatGCAGCGATACCTTAACGATAATGGTCTTTACAATACAGCGGCGGCTTTGGCCTCCGAGGCTAGATTCAATGAAGATTTTGAATTATGTGATAATATTGATTTGGATGCCATTTATTTGGAATATGCCAGTTATtatcatttaaaatttggtaaatatcccaagattttgaaaaaatccaaACCTCCAGTAAAAGTGGAATTATCGgctaaaaccaaaaacaaaaagaatctcaagcaacagcagcagcatcatCAACAAGCCGTCAATCAAATGGCATCTCCCACACATCAAACTCTCAAACTAAATGAGGAAACCAAATCAATTCTCGATATAAATGATCTGCAAGTGACAGTTAAGAAAATGCAGACCCAAACTACACATCAAGCGGAAATGGATACCTTGGAGCAAAGGAAACCCAAAGAGATGTTAAATCGTTTACAGGAAATCCAACATGGGACACCTGGAGTTGGAGGTGGTGATATGCTATTAACTTGCCAGGAATGGCAAAATCTTGCTGAATTAGTGCGATCCACTATTATGACTGAGGATTTACGTTTGAGATGGTCTGACATATGTGGCAATAGCCAGGCCATTGAAATCATAAAGGAGGCAGTCTTGACTCCCCTCAAATACCCTCAATTATTTTCGAATGGTCTTAAGCCTTGGCGTTCGGTTTTATTACATGGTCCCCCTGGTAGTGGTAAGACCCTATTGGCCAAAGTCCTTTATGCCGAGACCAAGGATAAGGTTACGTTTTTCAATATAACCTCTAGTGTGGTGATATCCAAATGGCGTGGAGAATCGGAAAAGCTACTGAAAATTCTATTCCACCTCGCTCAACGTCATGCTCCCTCCATTATATTTCTCGATGAAATTGAGGGTCTCACCTCCAAGCGGGACCGCTCAAGTGATCATGAATCCTCGAAGCGTTTTAAAAATGAACTTCTCCAACTCATGGATGGCATGGAACAATCATCCCATGGTGGTGGTGTTTTCATTTTGGCCAGTACCAATTTACCCTGGGAAATTGATGAAGCATTTTTGCGTCGCTTCGAAAAGAAACTTCTCGTCCAATTGCCCAATGATGCGGAACGGGCAACattgattgcaaaattgttACCACCCAATGTCCGTCCGACTGAGGGACAAATGACGTCATTGGTGAAATTGTCATTCAATTTCACGGGTGATGAGATCCGTTTGGCCTGCAAAGAGATAGCCATGCAAACAGTGCGCCGTATAACAAAGGCAACACTAAAAGGTGAGAAGTCATCTACGGAGGAGATACCAATGGAGAATGCTTTTAGACAAATTAAACCTTTGAGTTTATTGCTGATGGAGAAACATGGTAAATGGCAAAAGGAACATGGTTCATAA